The Citrifermentans bemidjiense Bem genome window below encodes:
- a CDS encoding OmpA family protein: protein MAIAAGKKRRRWGGLRLIALALLLALPGTAFSLTPAGTVIRHDFSARFATPGLREVRSNETQVSVKDLSDPALVPPRTATTNANVPVDFRHTLTNRGNFPDSFRLKAAAVDAALPENGQAPLLRFYAADGVTPFPHDAGGLQVVGPLEPGASVELVLRATPPAGSEGRVALIAVSATSVLVPARSASLTNQLQVPAGGVSFFKAVSPVGSVLPGTVLTYSISLGNSGGTPVAGVRVVDPLDPLLEYQPGSAALPAGVPGTVSFDAATRTLVFDISSLPAGFSGEITFQARVRDDAPGNASIVNTAGVSTAGNAAPFLSNSTLNTVLVRLLQVTKTAGSSSAEAGDIVSYAVRVQNIGDGVLDHVTVADRIPRGFRYLKGSSHVDGFAVADPVGGGQQLSWDLGSFEHGAFKVLNYRLVVSADAPVGTAVNWARATGTPASGGSVVSPPASAAVKVRGSVLGSKAIIMGRVFHDGNGNGVPDRGERGEAGVRVYLEDGSFVFTDVEGQYSFTGVSAGDHVVKLDRSTLNPGFVSVPYNTAFAGVGCSQFITVPFGGPARGDFALAANPAGPAGPTGPTGPTGPTGPTGPTGPTGPTSPTSPTSPTSPTSPTSPTQSAPPATEPAAASRLRLTPDRVELPADAKTSVPFKVELLDSAGRRVPGSTTVTLFLAKGTILESDLDPALPGHQVRITDGLGVFQVRSGRATGDDLLIAKDGDGSAAQAALFFSPDRRDWILVGLGSLTVGGKAVSGNLEKIDKDDRFDEGIFHEERLAFFTRGKILGKYLLTAAYDSDKERRDGVFQAIDPEKYYPVYGDATDIGYEAESRGKIYLKLESGRSYLMAGDYRTDLSENEFSRYDRALNGAKFEVNTKSVTVKGFESRTEETVTRDDIPGNGTSGHYFLSRRDVFENSERVRIEVRDRYHTERVIAVTEKVRYADYSIDYQAGTILFKEPVPSLDQFLNPVTIVVNYQATGPGEERYVYGGRAEIRSENGSHIGGTAVVEEQARQDNTLFGLDAAWRLGERLTLKGEGAVSENLEHGRGSAWKTELAARPVDPLLLNLYYRKVESDFFNTSMTGTELGTEKYGGRADYRVGADTLVFAESFLHRFELGDRKLFANHAGMVKKFSLLHLEGGVKVVREERDGRTEESDLVYAGVFAPLTKKLDATLRREQLLSASGVADYQTKTFAKLDYRLTERTKAFLTEEYQEGSPLIRQATLFGLESRLSDRMRLTTGYQMSSGASGYSQQSNVDLNTRLMEREGFSLDSRTGYQIEHALSQQRGQAIVGLNSRYRAAEGLYLNSSLERVQTVQGNTGTRTAFTLGGEYLRARDLKLSGRYEVRTGPGETASLYGANAAYKMSPSLTLLGKLSLWDRDADAGDDVIFDGYLGSAFRPLAGQPLQLLTLARYKVEDRRSLPGSFESRSVILSAEPTYRIVSRWSAQGKYAGKLSWADGVGGMMQSYTDLVLAGLSYDLAERWEIAAYLKLMNQYDARMHSLGAVGSAGYRVYRNVVLSAGYNFARLDDRDLTGETFQGQGPFVGIKVKFDEDMFESRQAKVIPIPVPPPAQVAKVPPPAALVPALLVRAERLDEPLLLSGSAELFTLLVNGERAKLPSTEVTLTREHLGSLELKGGRFPAPLVFLVSVEQPEQVGSWTLKVMNREGEALRTLEGTGAPAKRIPWLGDTDRRKVEQGEIYQYQLQVTYLDGSIFSTGRELFGVNRREAVLLTLSGGAFVFDRSELTLEAKHLLKGAARVLRARPQEKVIVEGHTDGIGSVEYNMALSQRRCDAAADYLVREEGIAGSRLLRRWYGKSRPVADNVTTPGRRLNRRVELKGDFKELHPVSPDDRYRTKSFVVINGRSIPVDPLGRFDTTFPGNTLDLDLEMGDSQGRFLATSLPLPDLAVTGPPAETLVGYGTEASGVRVDADGKGHCMLSGTVEGTSMELAGRKVPLDEAGRFTLDLPLAEGDQVLGVVLRNGSGCSKLMNLRLRSERQTMPAARGER, encoded by the coding sequence ATGGCGATCGCTGCAGGCAAGAAGAGGAGGAGGTGGGGGGGGCTGCGCCTGATCGCGCTCGCGCTCCTGCTTGCCCTTCCCGGTACTGCATTTTCGCTCACCCCGGCAGGGACCGTCATCAGGCACGATTTCTCAGCACGCTTCGCCACCCCAGGTCTTCGGGAAGTCCGCTCCAACGAGACCCAAGTGAGCGTGAAGGACCTTTCCGACCCGGCGCTGGTTCCCCCGCGTACCGCCACCACCAACGCCAACGTTCCTGTCGATTTCCGTCACACCCTCACCAACCGGGGGAACTTCCCCGACAGTTTCAGGTTGAAAGCCGCGGCGGTCGACGCGGCGCTGCCGGAGAACGGGCAGGCGCCGCTGCTCCGCTTTTACGCCGCTGACGGCGTGACCCCGTTTCCCCACGATGCCGGCGGCTTGCAGGTGGTAGGCCCCCTTGAACCCGGCGCTTCCGTCGAGCTGGTATTGAGGGCAACGCCGCCGGCCGGAAGCGAGGGACGGGTGGCGTTGATCGCGGTCAGCGCCACCTCCGTGCTGGTGCCGGCGCGAAGCGCGAGCCTGACCAACCAGCTACAGGTGCCGGCCGGAGGTGTTTCCTTCTTCAAGGCCGTTTCACCGGTGGGGAGCGTACTTCCCGGGACCGTCCTGACCTACAGCATCTCGCTTGGGAACAGCGGGGGAACGCCCGTGGCCGGTGTGCGGGTGGTCGACCCTTTGGATCCCCTTCTCGAATACCAGCCGGGAAGTGCGGCGCTTCCTGCCGGAGTTCCCGGAACCGTCAGTTTCGACGCCGCAACCCGGACGCTCGTCTTCGACATATCGTCGCTCCCCGCCGGATTCAGCGGGGAAATCACCTTCCAGGCCCGCGTACGCGATGACGCCCCGGGAAATGCCTCCATTGTCAACACCGCCGGCGTCTCCACTGCGGGAAATGCGGCACCCTTCCTCAGCAACAGCACCCTCAACACCGTGCTGGTCAGATTGCTCCAGGTAACCAAGACTGCGGGAAGCAGCTCAGCTGAGGCCGGCGACATAGTGTCATACGCGGTGCGGGTGCAGAACATCGGCGACGGCGTCTTGGACCATGTGACGGTAGCCGACCGTATTCCCCGCGGCTTCCGCTATCTGAAGGGGTCGAGCCACGTGGACGGGTTCGCCGTGGCGGACCCGGTGGGAGGGGGGCAGCAGTTGAGTTGGGACTTGGGGAGTTTCGAGCACGGAGCCTTCAAGGTGCTCAACTACCGGTTGGTCGTTTCCGCCGACGCCCCCGTCGGGACCGCCGTCAACTGGGCCCGGGCCACCGGAACCCCTGCCAGCGGCGGCAGCGTCGTCTCCCCTCCCGCCAGTGCCGCCGTTAAGGTAAGGGGCTCCGTACTCGGGAGCAAGGCCATCATCATGGGGAGGGTCTTCCATGACGGCAACGGGAACGGCGTGCCGGACCGAGGGGAGCGGGGCGAGGCCGGGGTGCGGGTTTACCTGGAAGACGGTTCCTTCGTCTTCACCGACGTCGAAGGGCAGTACAGTTTCACCGGGGTTTCCGCGGGCGACCACGTCGTGAAGCTTGACCGGTCCACCCTCAACCCGGGTTTTGTGTCCGTGCCGTACAACACTGCCTTTGCCGGGGTGGGGTGTTCGCAGTTCATCACCGTACCCTTCGGCGGTCCGGCGCGCGGCGACTTCGCGCTCGCCGCGAACCCGGCAGGTCCGGCAGGTCCGACAGGTCCGACAGGTCCGACAGGTCCGACAGGTCCGACAGGTCCGACAGGTCCGACAGGTCCGACAAGTCCGACAAGTCCGACAAGTCCGACAAGTCCGACAAGTCCGACAAGTCCGACGCAGTCGGCGCCTCCGGCTACCGAACCGGCTGCCGCGTCCCGGCTTCGGCTCACCCCCGACCGCGTCGAGCTTCCGGCGGACGCCAAAACCTCCGTCCCCTTCAAGGTCGAACTCCTCGACTCCGCCGGCAGGCGGGTCCCCGGTTCGACAACCGTCACCCTCTTCCTCGCCAAGGGAACCATCTTGGAGTCGGACCTGGACCCGGCCCTCCCGGGCCACCAGGTCCGCATCACCGACGGCCTGGGCGTCTTCCAGGTGCGCTCCGGCCGCGCCACCGGGGACGACCTCCTCATCGCCAAAGACGGCGACGGCAGCGCCGCCCAGGCGGCCCTCTTCTTCAGTCCGGACCGGCGCGACTGGATCCTGGTCGGCTTAGGCTCCCTCACCGTGGGTGGAAAGGCGGTGAGCGGCAACCTGGAAAAGATCGACAAGGACGACCGCTTCGACGAGGGTATCTTCCACGAGGAACGGCTCGCCTTCTTCACCCGCGGGAAGATCCTCGGCAAGTACCTCCTGACCGCCGCCTACGATTCGGACAAGGAACGCCGCGACGGCGTGTTCCAGGCCATCGACCCGGAGAAGTACTACCCGGTCTACGGCGACGCCACCGACATAGGGTACGAGGCGGAGTCGCGCGGCAAGATCTACCTCAAGCTGGAAAGCGGCCGCTCCTACCTCATGGCCGGCGACTACCGCACCGACCTCTCCGAAAACGAATTCTCCCGCTACGACAGGGCGCTCAACGGCGCCAAATTCGAGGTCAACACCAAGTCGGTTACCGTCAAAGGGTTCGAAAGCCGCACCGAGGAAACGGTGACCCGGGACGATATCCCCGGCAACGGCACCTCCGGCCACTACTTCCTCTCCAGGCGGGACGTCTTCGAGAACAGCGAACGGGTGCGCATCGAGGTGCGCGACCGCTACCACACCGAACGGGTCATCGCCGTAACCGAGAAGGTCCGCTACGCCGACTATTCCATCGATTACCAGGCCGGGACCATCCTCTTCAAGGAGCCGGTCCCCTCCCTGGACCAATTCCTGAACCCGGTCACCATCGTGGTCAACTACCAGGCCACAGGCCCCGGGGAGGAGCGCTACGTCTACGGCGGACGCGCCGAGATCCGGTCCGAAAACGGCTCGCATATCGGGGGCACCGCCGTGGTGGAGGAGCAGGCGCGGCAGGACAACACCCTCTTCGGCCTGGACGCCGCTTGGCGCCTGGGCGAGCGCCTGACCCTGAAGGGGGAGGGGGCGGTCAGCGAGAACCTGGAGCATGGCAGGGGAAGCGCCTGGAAAACGGAGCTCGCCGCGCGTCCCGTCGATCCCCTCCTTCTGAACCTTTACTACCGGAAGGTGGAGTCCGACTTCTTCAACACCTCGATGACCGGGACGGAGCTTGGGACCGAGAAGTACGGCGGCCGGGCCGACTACCGTGTCGGCGCCGACACCCTCGTCTTCGCCGAGAGCTTCCTGCACCGCTTTGAATTGGGGGACCGGAAACTCTTCGCGAACCACGCGGGGATGGTGAAGAAATTCTCCCTGCTGCATTTGGAGGGGGGCGTCAAGGTGGTGCGGGAGGAGCGGGACGGACGGACCGAGGAATCGGACCTGGTCTATGCCGGCGTCTTCGCGCCCCTCACCAAAAAGCTCGATGCGACCCTCAGGCGCGAGCAGCTTCTATCCGCCTCCGGCGTCGCCGACTACCAGACAAAGACCTTCGCCAAGCTCGACTACCGGCTCACTGAGCGCACCAAGGCCTTCCTCACCGAGGAGTACCAAGAGGGCTCCCCCCTCATCCGCCAGGCCACCCTGTTCGGCCTGGAGAGCAGGCTCTCGGACCGGATGCGGCTCACCACCGGCTACCAGATGTCCTCCGGCGCCTCCGGTTACTCCCAGCAGAGCAACGTCGACCTCAACACGCGGCTCATGGAGCGGGAAGGGTTCAGCCTCGATTCCAGAACCGGCTACCAGATCGAGCACGCCCTGTCGCAGCAAAGGGGGCAGGCCATCGTCGGGCTGAACAGCCGTTACCGCGCCGCCGAGGGGCTCTACCTCAACTCCTCCCTGGAGCGGGTGCAGACGGTGCAGGGAAATACCGGCACCCGCACCGCCTTTACCTTGGGGGGCGAATACCTCCGGGCCAGGGATCTGAAGCTCTCCGGCCGCTACGAGGTGAGGACCGGCCCGGGGGAGACCGCCTCTCTCTACGGCGCCAACGCCGCCTACAAGATGAGCCCCTCGCTCACCCTCTTGGGGAAGCTCTCGCTCTGGGATCGGGACGCCGACGCCGGCGACGACGTCATCTTCGACGGCTACCTGGGGAGCGCCTTCCGTCCGCTGGCGGGCCAGCCGCTGCAGCTCCTCACCCTGGCGCGCTACAAGGTCGAGGACAGACGCTCGCTCCCCGGCTCCTTCGAAAGCCGCAGCGTCATCCTCTCGGCCGAGCCGACCTACAGGATCGTGAGCCGTTGGAGCGCCCAGGGAAAATACGCCGGGAAGCTCAGCTGGGCCGACGGGGTGGGGGGGATGATGCAGAGCTACACCGACCTGGTCCTGGCCGGGCTCTCCTACGACCTGGCGGAGCGCTGGGAGATCGCGGCCTACCTGAAGCTCATGAACCAGTACGACGCCCGCATGCACTCGCTGGGTGCGGTGGGAAGCGCCGGCTACCGCGTCTATAGAAACGTGGTCCTTTCCGCCGGCTACAACTTCGCCAGGCTCGACGACCGGGACTTGACCGGCGAGACCTTCCAGGGGCAGGGCCCCTTTGTCGGCATCAAGGTCAAGTTCGATGAGGACATGTTCGAGTCGCGGCAGGCGAAGGTGATCCCCATCCCGGTTCCGCCCCCCGCCCAGGTCGCCAAGGTTCCCCCCCCCGCGGCTCTAGTGCCGGCGCTCCTGGTTCGGGCGGAGCGGCTGGACGAGCCGCTGCTTCTCTCCGGGAGCGCGGAACTATTCACCCTCCTGGTCAACGGCGAACGGGCGAAGCTTCCTTCCACCGAGGTGACGCTGACCCGGGAGCACCTGGGTTCCCTGGAGCTCAAGGGGGGAAGGTTCCCTGCGCCGCTGGTCTTCCTGGTGAGCGTGGAGCAGCCGGAACAGGTCGGTTCCTGGACGCTCAAGGTGATGAATCGCGAGGGGGAGGCGCTGCGCACGCTTGAGGGGACCGGGGCGCCGGCAAAGCGCATCCCCTGGCTTGGCGACACGGACCGCCGGAAGGTGGAACAGGGCGAGATCTATCAGTACCAACTGCAGGTCACCTACCTGGACGGCTCGATCTTCAGCACCGGCCGCGAACTCTTCGGCGTCAACCGTCGCGAGGCGGTACTCCTCACCCTGTCCGGCGGCGCTTTCGTCTTCGACCGCTCCGAGCTGACCCTGGAGGCCAAGCACCTGCTCAAAGGGGCGGCGCGGGTCTTGCGGGCGCGCCCGCAGGAAAAGGTGATCGTGGAGGGGCATACCGACGGCATCGGGAGCGTGGAATACAACATGGCGCTCTCCCAGAGACGGTGCGACGCCGCCGCCGACTACCTGGTACGGGAGGAAGGGATAGCCGGCTCGCGGCTGTTGCGGCGCTGGTACGGAAAATCCCGCCCCGTGGCCGACAACGTCACCACCCCCGGCAGGAGGCTAAACCGCCGCGTCGAGCTGAAGGGGGATTTCAAAGAGCTGCATCCGGTCTCTCCCGATGACCGGTACCGGACGAAATCCTTCGTGGTGATCAACGGCCGCAGCATCCCGGTGGATCCCCTGGGTCGCTTCGACACCACCTTCCCGGGCAACACCCTCGATCTCGACCTGGAGATGGGGGACTCGCAGGGGCGTTTCCTCGCCACTTCGCTCCCGCTTCCCGACCTGGCCGTGACCGGGCCGCCGGCCGAGACGCTGGTCGGCTACGGCACCGAAGCCTCCGGCGTCAGGGTCGATGCCGACGGCAAGGGGCACTGCATGCTTTCGGGAACGGTCGAGGGGACCTCCATGGAGCTCGCGGGGAGGAAGGTGCCGCTCGACGAGGCAGGGCGCTTCACCCTCGATCTCCCGCTTGCCGAGGGGGACCAGGTCCTGGGCGTGGTGCTCAGAAACGGCTCCGGCTGCTCTAAGCTCATGAACCTGCGGCTCCGTTCGGAGCGCCAAACCATGCCTGCCGCGCGGGGTGAGCGGTGA
- a CDS encoding DUF11 domain-containing protein, with protein MLLLLLMGNEAFAAYQADLMVRLANEGDSSYVGAGIFETTAVIQSKSQGSYSGYPAQFRVQVKNAGDQADSFVLTGPASGSGFTVSYRDQGGVERAAQFAAGGYRTEALAPGASAVLLVQVTLDRFTQGASYRVPITAVSVADPAGADQVKTETVACGLTAAVTVSAPPDGSGAPGSLVIYPYTVTNVGNAVNSFALSLESGSPWPWTLYADDGAGGGIAGDGVRQTGETNRCVSTGPLAPGASHRFFLAIAIPESGSDGARADARLAVTGEGASGNDQVTTTALAAVLTLSDGVRNLSKGGIFASTVDAVPGDLLQYRMAITNSGSAPATAVRVESPLPAGLKLKPDSLVVALATDGEAAPCPAAHCGRAWGTAGSIVALLGEGASETIGGSLPPGKTVYLFFKAQVE; from the coding sequence TTGCTTTTATTGCTTCTCATGGGAAATGAGGCCTTTGCGGCATACCAGGCCGACCTCATGGTGAGGCTTGCCAACGAGGGTGATTCCTCCTACGTGGGGGCCGGGATATTCGAGACGACAGCCGTGATCCAGTCGAAGTCGCAGGGTTCCTATTCCGGGTACCCCGCGCAGTTCCGGGTCCAGGTGAAGAACGCGGGCGACCAGGCCGACAGCTTCGTCCTCACCGGCCCGGCCAGCGGCAGCGGCTTCACGGTGAGCTACCGCGACCAGGGAGGGGTGGAGCGGGCGGCCCAGTTCGCCGCAGGCGGGTACCGAACCGAAGCCCTTGCCCCAGGCGCCTCCGCCGTGCTGCTGGTGCAGGTGACCCTGGACCGTTTCACCCAGGGGGCAAGCTACCGCGTCCCAATCACAGCGGTTTCCGTCGCTGATCCTGCCGGGGCGGACCAGGTGAAGACGGAGACCGTCGCCTGCGGCCTCACCGCCGCGGTCACCGTTTCTGCGCCCCCCGATGGCTCCGGTGCGCCAGGCTCCCTGGTGATTTATCCCTATACCGTCACCAATGTCGGCAACGCTGTGAACAGCTTCGCTCTTTCCTTGGAGAGCGGCTCCCCCTGGCCGTGGACCCTTTACGCGGACGACGGGGCGGGGGGAGGAATTGCAGGTGACGGAGTTAGGCAGACCGGGGAGACGAATCGCTGCGTCTCCACCGGCCCGCTCGCCCCAGGTGCCTCCCATCGCTTCTTCCTTGCCATCGCCATACCCGAGTCTGGGAGCGACGGCGCCCGGGCGGATGCGCGCCTGGCCGTTACAGGGGAGGGGGCCAGCGGTAACGACCAGGTCACCACCACCGCTCTGGCCGCGGTCCTCACGCTCTCCGACGGCGTGCGCAACCTGAGCAAGGGGGGGATCTTCGCATCGACCGTCGACGCCGTTCCAGGCGACCTGCTCCAGTACCGGATGGCGATCACCAACAGCGGTTCGGCCCCGGCTACCGCAGTGCGGGTCGAGAGCCCGCTGCCGGCCGGGCTGAAACTGAAGCCCGATTCCCTGGTGGTAGCCCTGGCCACCGATGGGGAAGCGGCACCTTGCCCGGCGGCCCACTGCGGCCGGGCCTGGGGAACCGCCGGGAGCATCGTCGCTCTTTTGGGCGAGGGCGCTAGCGAGACAATCGGCGGCTCCCTGCCGCCGGGGAAGACGGTTTATCTTTTTTTCAAAGCACAGGTCGAATGA
- a CDS encoding DUF4911 domain-containing protein, producing the protein MGQPASKYTETGSRYYKLANRDIVYLKSILEAYEGLNTMSAIDGKRGLIRVSFPLCFAGDVEALMQEIAKEIEIAEVTKEGEPCSKP; encoded by the coding sequence ATGGGACAGCCGGCATCGAAATATACGGAGACGGGGAGCCGCTACTACAAGCTGGCGAACCGCGACATCGTCTACCTGAAGTCCATCCTGGAGGCGTACGAGGGGCTCAACACCATGAGCGCCATCGACGGCAAGCGCGGCCTCATCCGCGTCAGCTTTCCGCTTTGCTTCGCCGGCGACGTAGAGGCGCTGATGCAGGAGATCGCCAAGGAGATCGAGATCGCCGAGGTGACAAAGGAGGGTGAGCCGTGCTCGAAACCATAG
- a CDS encoding TldD/PmbA family protein, producing MLETIDAAAILRRSLSAGGEFAEIYYEAGASTVVVCEDGKVERVLSSADRGIGIRVISGFSTAYAYTNQLDQESLLRLAATVSRGVRGGVPHAEFNLCERRVAPGFAIGIAPDSIELAEKVALVNRADRAARGFDKRVRQVMAMYRDAQTKVQTVNSLGEFHEDNSTATVFIVQAVAQEGKVTQTGYEPVGAARGFELFDATSPEDLALKAAARGVMMLGAQKAPSGPLPVVLSSEAGGTMVHEAIGHGLEADLVQAGTSVYRGRIGEMVASELVTVIDDATIPNARGSFAFDGEGTAAQRTVLVENGVLKGYMYDRLSAMKDGCASTGNGRRESYRSRPIVRMTNTLIAPGKSDPAQIVRSVDRGLFVKRMGGGQVNTVTGDFVFEVSEGFLIENGAVGEPVRGATLTGNGPEVLRKITMVGNDLGFGIGTCGKDGQGVPVSDAQPTLLISGITVGGAG from the coding sequence GTGCTCGAAACCATAGACGCCGCAGCCATACTGCGCCGCTCCCTCTCCGCCGGCGGCGAGTTCGCCGAGATCTATTACGAGGCCGGCGCCTCTACCGTGGTCGTCTGCGAGGACGGCAAGGTGGAAAGGGTCCTCTCCTCCGCCGACCGAGGCATCGGCATCAGGGTGATCTCCGGCTTCTCCACCGCCTACGCCTATACCAACCAGTTGGACCAGGAGTCGCTGCTGCGCCTGGCCGCCACGGTAAGCCGCGGGGTGCGCGGCGGCGTGCCCCACGCCGAGTTCAACCTCTGCGAGCGCAGGGTCGCGCCGGGCTTTGCCATCGGCATTGCTCCGGACAGCATCGAACTGGCCGAGAAGGTTGCGCTGGTGAACCGGGCCGACAGGGCGGCGCGGGGTTTCGACAAGAGGGTGCGCCAGGTCATGGCGATGTACCGGGATGCGCAGACGAAGGTCCAGACGGTGAACTCGCTGGGGGAATTTCACGAGGACAACAGCACCGCGACCGTCTTCATCGTGCAGGCGGTGGCGCAGGAAGGAAAGGTGACCCAGACCGGCTACGAGCCGGTGGGCGCTGCGCGCGGCTTCGAGCTTTTCGACGCCACTTCCCCGGAGGATCTGGCGCTAAAGGCGGCCGCGCGCGGGGTGATGATGCTGGGAGCGCAGAAAGCCCCCTCGGGCCCTCTGCCGGTGGTGCTCTCAAGCGAGGCAGGGGGGACCATGGTGCACGAGGCGATAGGGCACGGACTGGAAGCGGATCTGGTGCAGGCGGGGACCTCCGTCTACCGCGGCAGGATCGGTGAAATGGTCGCCTCGGAACTGGTCACGGTGATAGACGACGCCACCATACCAAACGCACGCGGCTCCTTCGCCTTCGACGGCGAGGGTACCGCGGCGCAAAGGACCGTGCTGGTGGAAAACGGCGTCCTCAAGGGTTACATGTACGACCGGCTCTCGGCCATGAAAGACGGCTGCGCCTCCACCGGCAACGGCAGGCGGGAGTCGTACCGCTCGCGCCCCATCGTCCGCATGACCAACACGCTCATCGCCCCGGGGAAAAGCGACCCGGCGCAGATCGTCAGGAGCGTAGACCGCGGCCTTTTCGTGAAGCGGATGGGTGGGGGACAGGTGAACACGGTGACCGGTGACTTCGTCTTCGAGGTGTCGGAGGGGTTCCTGATAGAAAACGGCGCGGTGGGAGAGCCGGTTCGGGGCGCTACGCTCACCGGTAACGGCCCCGAGGTGCTCAGGAAGATAACCATGGTGGGAAATGACTTGGGTTTCGGAATCGGCACCTGCGGCAAGGACGGCCAGGGGGTCCCGGTCTCCGACGCACAGCCGACCCTGCTCATCTCGGGGATCACCGTCGGCGGCGCCGGGTAA
- a CDS encoding C13 family peptidase, whose protein sequence is MVVFSIMESEEKREIGAEEGVAAEEKGWEAVPERGAAPPAAGGNKGLLPGLLCDLKGGARLSLLLRSDLERLDATSARLVLLVLTDLALNLLCSFVLVGTGGYFSYSSLPGFFFHLPLLLLLGLAAGRLLSRCGAAPAVAAALIALSIPIEFCHAILEAVAQLRHFEWLQDYLTAPHYYRFYWWWGAAALLFLFRIDPARGLRRLRLPLLFALLVLPPLWYFPRGDLWASSAQESESGELSLTDEVLAAQAKLLDRELAALKPGRPGVTDIYFVGFAGDASQDVFLKELNYAKALFDRRFGTSGRSVLLANNPQSATTLPFASAGNLERTLVRIGEVMNRDEDLLFLYLSSHGSRDHELAVNNPPLELKQLTPELLKRELALAGIKWKVVVVSTCFSGGFVPPLQDDGTLVMTAADATHESFGCGFGEDFTWFGEAFLEDAMSKEFSFTAAFDRARETIRKWEEERGETPSNPQIWVGKGIEPKLGLLERVLREGKSKEP, encoded by the coding sequence GTGGTAGTATTCTCGATCATGGAAAGCGAAGAGAAGCGAGAAATAGGGGCCGAAGAGGGCGTGGCCGCCGAAGAAAAGGGATGGGAAGCAGTGCCGGAGCGAGGTGCTGCTCCCCCTGCCGCAGGCGGGAACAAAGGGCTTCTGCCCGGGTTGCTGTGCGACCTTAAAGGCGGCGCCCGCCTCTCGCTTTTGCTCCGTTCCGACCTGGAGCGGCTGGACGCCACCTCCGCGCGCCTGGTGCTCCTGGTGCTGACGGACCTGGCGCTGAACCTCCTCTGTTCCTTCGTGCTGGTCGGGACCGGGGGGTATTTTTCCTACTCCTCGCTCCCGGGCTTCTTCTTTCACCTGCCGCTGTTGCTCCTTCTAGGCCTTGCCGCGGGAAGGCTCCTCTCCCGCTGCGGCGCGGCACCCGCCGTAGCCGCAGCTCTCATAGCCCTCAGCATCCCCATCGAGTTTTGCCACGCCATCCTGGAGGCGGTGGCGCAACTGCGCCATTTCGAGTGGCTCCAGGATTACCTCACCGCTCCGCACTATTACCGCTTCTACTGGTGGTGGGGAGCCGCGGCGCTCCTCTTTTTGTTCCGCATCGATCCGGCCCGGGGCCTGCGCCGGCTCAGGCTTCCCCTGCTCTTCGCTCTTTTGGTGCTCCCCCCGCTTTGGTACTTTCCCCGGGGGGACCTCTGGGCCAGTTCCGCCCAGGAGAGCGAGAGCGGCGAGCTGAGCCTGACCGACGAGGTCCTCGCGGCGCAGGCAAAGCTGTTGGACCGCGAGCTTGCCGCGCTGAAGCCGGGTCGCCCCGGTGTCACCGACATCTACTTCGTCGGTTTCGCGGGCGACGCCTCCCAGGACGTGTTCCTGAAGGAGCTCAACTACGCCAAGGCGCTCTTCGACCGGCGCTTCGGCACCTCGGGGCGGTCGGTGCTTCTGGCCAACAACCCGCAGAGCGCGACCACGCTCCCCTTCGCCAGCGCTGGAAACCTTGAGCGCACCCTGGTGCGTATAGGCGAAGTGATGAACCGCGACGAGGACCTGCTTTTCCTTTACCTAAGCTCGCACGGCTCAAGGGATCACGAACTGGCCGTGAACAACCCCCCACTGGAGCTGAAGCAGCTGACGCCCGAGCTCTTGAAGCGCGAGCTGGCCTTGGCCGGGATCAAATGGAAAGTAGTCGTGGTCTCCACCTGCTTCTCCGGCGGCTTCGTCCCGCCGCTGCAGGACGACGGGACCCTGGTGATGACGGCGGCGGACGCCACCCATGAGTCTTTCGGCTGCGGCTTCGGCGAGGATTTCACCTGGTTCGGGGAGGCGTTCCTGGAGGACGCCATGAGCAAAGAGTTCTCCTTCACGGCGGCCTTCGATCGCGCGCGGGAGACCATCAGGAAATGGGAGGAGGAGCGGGGCGAGACGCCGTCCAACCCGCAGATCTGGGTGGGGAAGGGGATCGAACCAAAGCTCGGCCTTCTGGAGAGGGTACTGAGGGAGGGGAAATCCAAGGAACCATAA